A stretch of the Odontesthes bonariensis isolate fOdoBon6 chromosome 5, fOdoBon6.hap1, whole genome shotgun sequence genome encodes the following:
- the LOC142379931 gene encoding dynein axonemal heavy chain 11-like: MQLTTQQNHFKIELKRFEDDLLSRLSAAHGNFLGDISLVEQLENTKSMAAHIQQKVVEARENETKINEARELYRPAAERASLLFFIINDLSKINPMYQFSLKSFNSVFNKAMERAEWDEDVRTRVHTLTEAITYSVFLYTSQGLFERDKLTFLSHTAFQILLKQGLIDAQEFHFLLHFPVEASKVSAVIFLSPHAWGAIKSISTMEDFSGLDRDMESSPKRWRKIVESSCPENERLPQDWKNKSSLQKLIILRALRPDRMTYALRTFVEENMGTKYVETARLEFEKLYEDSGPATPVFFILSPGVDPLRDVEKLGLKLGFSIDQGTLHNVSLGQGQEEVAERALTNASKQGHWVIFQNVHLVARWLPCLEALLETAAVNSHPSYRVFITGEPVQSPEQHVIPRGILENAIKITNEPPTGMNASLHAALNNFSQEALDMCSREQEFNSMFFSLCFFHACVTERRKFGPQGWNHNYPFSTGDLTISVNVLYNYLEANTKSMQVPWEDLCYLFGEIMYGGHITDDWDRRLCKTYLQDYMHTKMLEAELFLCPGFLAPPFLDLTGYHGYINEHLPAENPTLYGLHPNAELDCLTVTSGNLFKTLLDLQPHDSARGDGSAQSIEEKVMSIVDDILEKLPEEYNVAEMMAKITERSPHTLVCFQECERMNLLLADIRKSLSELDLGLKGELTISSSMETLQSALFNDFVPDSWARLAFPSTKTLALWLGDLICSCHELDSWTQDFVLPAVVWLSGLFNPQSFLTAVLQSIARKNQWPLDNVTLTVDVTKKMKDDFGHPPREGAYIHGLFMEGARWDTQAGVISEAVLRDLTPAMPVLYVRAVPAEEQELKNTFECPVYRTKQRGPTYVWAFHLKTKQPPAKWVVAGVALLLSV; encoded by the exons ATGCAGCTAACCACACAGCAGAACCACTTCAAGATTGAGCTCAAGAGATTTGAAGATGACCTGCTGAGTcgcctctctgctgctcacGGTAATTTTCTGGGCGATATTTCTCTGGTGGAGCAACTGGAAAACACCAAGAGCATGGCCGCTCACATCCAACAAAAG GTGGTGGAGGCCAGAGAGAACGAGACAAAGATCAACGAGGCTCGAGAACTATACCGCCCAGCAGCTGAGAGAGCGTCACTCCTCTTCTTCATCATCAATGACCTCAGCAAGATAAACCCCATGTACCAGTTTTCTCTCAAG AGTTTTAACTCAGTATTTAACAAAGCAATGGAGCGCGCCGAATGGGACGAGGATGTGAGGACCAGAGTACACACCCTGACTGAGGCCATCACCTATTCTGTATTCTTGTACACCAGCCAGGGCCTGTTTGAGAGAGACAAGTTAACCTTCTTGTCACACACTGCCTTCCAG ATTCTGCTCAAGCAGGGCCTCATTGATGCCCAGGAATTCCACTTCCTGCTGCACTTCCCAGTGGAAGCTAGTAAAGTTAGCGCAGTGATCTTCCTCTCTCCACATGCTTGGGGAGCCATTAAG AGCATATCTACAATGGAGGACTTCAGTGGCCTAGATAGAGACATGGAGAGCTCACCAAAACGCTGGAGGAAGATCGTTGAGTCAAGTTGTCCTGAAAATGAAAGGCTTCCTCAGGACTGGAAGAATAAAAGTTCCCTTCAGAAGCTCATAATCCTGAGAGCACTCCGCCCTGATAGGATGACTTATGCACTTAG GACGTTTGTGGAGGAAAACATGGGAACCAAATATGTGGAGACTGCCCGGTTGGAATTTGAAAAGCTGTATGAGGACAGTGGTCCCGCAACTCCTGTGTTCTTTATCCTTTCACCTGGAGTGGATCCACTCAGAGATGTAGAGAAACTGG GATTAAAGTTGGGATTTTCCATTGACCAGGGCACTTTACATAATGTGTCCCTGGGACAGGGCCAGGAGGAAGTAGCTGAAAGGGCTCTCACAAATGCCTCTAAACAGGGACACTGGGTCATTTTCCAG AATGTGCACCTTGTGGCTCGCTGGCTGCCATGTCTGGAGGCTCTTTTGGAGACGGCAGCAGTGAACAGTCATCCCAGCTACAGGGTTTTCATCACAGGGGAACCTGTACAGAGCCCTGAGCAGCACGTAATCCCCAGAGGCATATTGGAGAATGCCATCAAAATCACAAATGAGCCACCCACTGGCATGAATGCTAGTTTGCATGCAGCCCTCAACAACTTCAGTCAG GAGGCTCTGGATATGTGTTCCAGAGAGCAAGAGTTCAACTCCATGTTCTTCTCCCTCTGCTTCTTTCATGCCTGTGTAACAGAGCGCCGTAAATTTGGTCCACAAGGGTGGAACCACAACTACCCCTTCAGCACAGGAGACCTCACCATTTCAGTCAATGTGTTGTACAACTACCTGGAGGCCAACACTAAA TCCATGCAGGTGCCGTGGGAGGACTTGTGCTATCTTTTTGGAGAGATCATGTATGGAGGACACATTACCGATGACTGGGATAGAAGGCTGTGTAAAACCTATCTGCAAGACTACATGCATACAAAAATG CTTGAAGCGGAGCTGTTTCTGTGCCCAGGGTTTCTGGCTCCTCCATTCTTGGACCTCACCGGTTACCACGGTTACATTAATGAACATCTCCCTGCTGAGAACCCGACTTTGTACGGTCTCCATCCGAATGCTGAGCTCGATTGTCTCACTGTAACTTCAGGCAACCTCTTCAAGACTCTGCTGGATCTGCAGCCACACGACTCTGCCAGAGGAGACGGGTCAGCTCAGAGCATAGAGGAGAAG GTTATGTCTATAGTGGATGATATTCTTGAGAAACTTCCTGAGGAGTATAATGTAGCAGAGATGATGGCAAAGATAACCGAACGAAGCCCACACACATTAGTGTGCTTTCAGGAGTGCGAGCGCATGAATCTTCTGCTCGCAGACATAAGGAAGTCCCTCAGTGAGCTCGATCTTGGCTTAAAG GGAGAACTCACCATCTCCTCCAGTATGGAGACTCTGCAGTCTGCACTGTTCAATGATTTTGTCCCAGATTCCTGGGCCAGGCTGGCTTTTCCCTCCACCAAAACACTGGCACTCTG GTTGGGGGATCTAATATGTAGTTGTCATGAGCTGGACAGTTGGACTCAAGACTTTGTTCTACCTGCAGTTGTCTGGCTCTCAGGACTTTTCAACCCACAGTCTTTCCTCACTG CTGTGCTGCAGAGTATCGCTCGCAAGAATCAGTGGCCGCTGGACAACGTGACTCTGACTGTGGATGTAACAAAGAAGATGAAAGATGACTTTGGACATCCTCCAAGGGAGGGAGCCTACATCCATGGACTCTTCATGGAAG GAGCACGTTGGGACACTCAGGCTGGCGTCATCTCGGAGGCGGTCTTGAGGGATCTGACCCCAGCCATGCCGGTGCTGTATGTTAGAGCCGTGCCTGCAGAGGAGCAGGAGCTCAAGAACACTTTCGAGTGCCCAGTGTATCGCACTAAACAGCGTGGGCCCACATATGTCTGGGCCTTCCACCTGAAAACCAAACAGCCTCCAGCCAAGTGGGTTGTGGCTGGAGTTGCATTACTCTTGTCTGTGTGA
- the LOC142380584 gene encoding dynein axonemal heavy chain 11-like, with protein sequence MGEEPSYAPVADWSTLKTVLTDALESYNELHPAMNLVLFEDAMQHVCRISRILEAPRGHGLLVGVGGSGKQSLTRLAAYVSSVEVFQITLTKGYSVQDLKMDLAELFLKTGVKNQRVAFLLTDAQIPDERFLVIINDLLASGEIPELFGEEDIEGIVSSVRGEVRGLGLLENRENCWRFFTDRVRRQLTVVLCLSPVGSDLRVRARQFPALISCTTIDWFHPWTTEALQSVSYTFIQEIESIEPAVQESISLFMAYVHTSVNQASEKYQCNEKRYNYTTPKSFLQQITLYRNLLEKSRAQLQHKMNRLDNGLQKLQTTAAQVEDLKAKLALQEAQLTFKNQNIETLITKIGQQTERISKKREAADVEAQKVSVMQAEIAVKQKECENDLAKAEPSLTAAVAALDTLNKVNLTELKAFPNPPAAVINVAAAVMVLLAPRGRVPKDRSWKAARAFMGKVDVFLQALVSYDKEHIQESCLTVVKQEYLRNPDFHPDLVWTKSTAAAGLCAWTINIVRYYEIYCEVIPKRRALSQANAELETATSKLLAVQNKLADLDASLQSLTAQFERATAEKISCQEEVTRTTQTIELANRLVKGLVSERERWSQAIVQYENQQKTLCGDVLLTAAFVSYLGYFTSQYRAELFNNAWIPFLESQKVSVPLTDGLDPVLMLTDDATVAAWHNQGLPNDRMSTENAAILTTSERWPLIIDPQQQGIKWIRNRLGSVLRVVQLGQKGYLDVIEQALVCGETVLIENLPEKIDSVLEPLLGRKTIKRGRNILIGGKECEYNKNFQLILHTKLANPHFPPELQAQTTLINFTVNPVGLEEQLLGQVVSYERPDLEALKVNLIIISESLR encoded by the exons ATGGGTGAGGAACCCTCCTATGCTCCTGTCGCCGACTGGTCTACGCTCAAGACGGTCCTCACAGATGCATTGGAAAGCTATAATGAGCTCCATCCAGCCATGAATCTCGTGCTGTTTGAGGATGCTATGCAACATGT CTGCCGCATCAGTCGTATCCTGGAGGCTCCAAGGGGTCATGGCTTACTGGTCGGGGTTGGGGGTAGTGGAAAGCAGAGCCTGACTCGTCTGGCTGCCTACGTATCTTCTGTGGAAGTCTTCCAAATCACTCTTACTAAGGGTTATAGCGTCCAGGATCTcaag ATGGATCTGGCAGAGTTGTTCCTAAAGACTGGAGTAAAGAATCAGCGTGTGGCTTTTCTTCTGACTGATGCGCAGATACCTGATGAGCGCTTTCTGGTCATTATTAATGACTTACTGGCATCAG GAGAAATTCCTGAGCTCTTTGGTGAGGAGGACATTGAAGGTATTGTATCCAGTGTGAGAGGTGAGGTACGAGGCCTCGGACTGCTGGAGAACAGGGAGAACTGTTGGAGATTCTTCACAGACCGAGTGCGACGACAACTCACG GTAGTGCTGTGTTTGTCTCCTGTGGGCAGTGACCTGCGCGTTAGGGCCCGTCAGTTCCCGGCCCTCATCAGTTGCACAACTATCGACTGGTTTCATCCTTGGACAACTGAAGCTCTGCAGTCGGTCAGCTACACGTTCATCCAGGAGATTGAAAGCATTGAG CCTGCCGTCCAGGAATCCATCAGTCTTTTCATGGCCTACGTTCACACCAGTGTCAACCAGGCAAGTGAAAAATACCAGTGCAATGAGAAGAGGTACAATTACACCACCCCCAAGAGCTTTCTCCAGCAAATCACCCTATATAGAAACCTTCTGGAGAAGAGCCGGGCTCAGCTTCAGCACAAGATGAACCGACTCGACAACGGCCTTCAGAAACTCCAGACCACTGCTGCTCAG gTGGAAGATCTAAAAGCCAAGCTGGCATTGCAAGAAGCTCAGTTGACCTTTAAAAACCAAAATATTGAAACGTTGATAACAAAGATTGGACAGCAGACTGAGAGGATCAGCAAGAAGAGAGAGGCTGCAGATGTGGAAGCACAGAAG GTTTCTGTCATGCAGGCAGAAATTGCTGTCAAACAGAAAGAGTGTGAAAATGACCTAGCCAAGGCAGAGCCATCACTGACAGCTGCGGTTGCAGCACTGGACACCCTTAACAAG GTGAATCTTACTGAGCTGAAGGCCTTTCCAAACCCTCCAGCCGCAGTAATCAACGTTGCAGCAGCTGTGATGGTCCTGCTAGCACCGCGCGGTCGCGTGCCTAAGGATCGGAGCTGGAAGGCGGCACGGGCCTTCATGGGCAAG GTGGATGTTTTCCTGCAGGCCCTGGTGTCATACGACAAAGAGCACATCCAAGAGTCTTGTCTGACTGTGGTGAAACAAGAATATCTGAGAAACCCAGACTTCCACCCTGATTTAGTTTGGACCAAATCTACAGCTGCAGCTGGTCTTTGTGCCTGGACTATTAATATTGTCAGATACTACGAG ATTTATTGTGAGGTTATTCCAAAGAGGCGTGCATTATCGCAAGCTAATGCAGAATTAGAAACAGCCACATCCAAATTGTTGGCAGTTCAAAACAAATTGGCA GATCTCGATGCCAGCCTCCAGAGCCTCACAGCTCAGTTTGAAAGGGCTACAGCTGAGAAAATCAGTTGTCAGGAGGAGGTGACTCGAACCACCCAGACCATAGAGCTGGCCAACCGACTAGTCAAAGGCTTAGTG TCTGAGAGAGAGCGCTGGTCCCAGGCAATTGTCCAGTATGAAAACCAACAGAAAACCCTGTGTGGTGATGTCCTCCTCACTGCAGCTTTCGTCTCTTATTTGGGTTACTTTACCAGCCAGTATCGTGCAGAGCTTTTTAACAATGCATGGATTCCTTTCCTTGAGTCTCAGAAG GTCTCTGTTCCCCTGACAGACGGCTTGGATCCAGTCCTCATGCTTACAGATGATGCCACCGTGGCTGCCTGGCATAACCAGGGCTTGCCAAATGATAGGATGTCTACTGAAAATGCTGCCATCCTGACCACCAGTGAGCGTTGGCCACTCATCATAGACCCACAGCAGCAGGGCATCAAGTGGATCAGAAACCGACTTGGGTCAGTGCTGAGAGTGGTGCAGCTGGGACAGAAAGG ATATCTAGATGTGATAGAACAAGCTCTTGTCTGTGGTGAAACGGTCCTGATAGAGAATCTGCCAGAAAAAATTGACTCAGTCCTGGAGCCTCTACTTGGAAGAAAAACTATTAAGAGAGGAAG GAATATTCTTATTGGGGGAAAGGAGTGTGAGtacaacaaaaactttcaacTCATTCTTCACACCAAGTTGGCCAATCCGCATTTCCCTCCTGAGCTCCAGGCCCAGACCACCCTCATCAACTTCACAGTGAATCCTGTGggcctggaggagcagctgCTGGGACAGGTCGTGTCCTATGAGAGACCTGACCTTGAGGCCCTGAAGGTAAACCTGATCATAATTTCAGAAAGCTTaagatag
- the LOC142379932 gene encoding dynein axonemal heavy chain 11-like, with product MREQANISHLGPKWIVLDGDIDPMWIESLNTVMDDNKVLTLASNERVPLTSSMRLVFEISHLRMATPATVSRAGILYVNQQDLGWNPYAASWIDQRERQTERAHLTILFEKYVPLCLEKMKNTFKTITPIPEISMVQTLCILLDCLLTPENIPSESPREIYETYFTFACIWAFGGGICQDQLHDYRVEFSQWWTKEMKTVKLPAQGTVFDYYLDHQSRRFLPWSDIVPQFAMETCTAVQAVLVHTAETVRLCYFMDLLLERRQPVMLVGNAGVGKTALVGNKLDSLPESYMTSKVPFNYYTTSLTLQEILERPLEKRAGRCYSLVGNRRLIYFIDDMNIPAVDHYGTVQPHALIRQHLDYGHWYGRQKLTLKEIQNTQYVACMNPTAGSFTINPRLQRHFSVLAVNFPPSEAQTSIYSQILCGHLKQQLFSPMVQKSVAAVVQAAITLHHKMVHNFLPTAIKFHYIFNLRDMSNVFQGIVLCGPESVEENIDMALLWLHESSRVYSDRLKDIKDVQLFRKIQMETVHECFEVECRLYI from the exons ATGCGAGAGCAGGCAAACATCTCCCACCTTGGGCCTAAGTGGATTGTGTTGGATGGAGACATTGATCCGATGTGGATTGAATCACTCAACACAGTGATGGATGATAACAAG GTCCTGACTTTAGCCAGTAATGAGCGAGTACCACTCACCTCATCCATGAGACTGGTGTTTGAAATCAGTCACCTTAGGATGGCCACTCCTGCCACTGTATCCAGAGCGGGAATACTCTATGTAAACCAACAGGACTTGGGCTGGAACCC GTACGCTGCCAGTTGGATTGATCAACGAGAACGCCAGACAGAAAGAGCTCACCTCACCATATTGTTTGAGAAATACGTTCCACTTTGTCTAGAAAAGATGAAAAACACTTTCAAGACAATTACTCCCATCCCAGAGATCTCTATGGTGCAG ACACTCTGCATTTTGCTTGACTGCCTTCTGACACCAGAGAATATTCCGTCAGAGTCGCCTCGTGAAATCTACGAGACCTATTTCACCTTTGCCTGCATCTGGGCTTTTGGGGGGGGCATCTGCCAAGATCAG ctcCATGATTATCGGGTAGAGTTCAGTCAATGGTGGACCAAAGAAATGAAGACTGTGAAGCTGCCAGCACAGGGGACAGTTTTTGACTACTACCTTGACCATCAAAGCAGGCGCTTCCTGCCCTGGAGTGACATTGTGCCGCAGTTTGCAATGGAAACTTGCACAGCAGTTCAG GCTGTTCTGGTGCACACAGCAGAGACTGTGCGTCTGTGCTACTTCATGGACTTGTTGCTGGAGAGGAGGCAGCCGGTGATGCTTGTGGGGAATGCTGGAGTGGGAAAGACTGCACTTGTCGGGAACAAGTTAGACTCTCTGCCAGAGAGTTACATGACCTCAAAAGTACCCTTCAACTACTACACTACCTCCCTCACATTGCAAG AGATCCTAGAGCGACCATTAGAGAAAAGAGCAGGCAGATGCTACTCCCTTGTAGGCAACAGAAGGCTCATCTACTTTATAGATGACATGAACATACCAGCTGTTGACCACTATGGAACAGTACAGCCTCATGCACTTATACGCCAGCATCTGGATTACGGGCACTG GTACGGCAGACAAAAACTGACcttaaaagaaatacaaaacacTCAGTATGTTGCTTGTATGAATCCAACTGCCGGGAGTTTCACTATCAACCCCAGGTTACAG AGACATTTTTCAGTGTTAGCAGTGAACTTTCCTCCATCTGAGGCTCAGACGTCAATCTACAGTCAGATCTTGTGTGGTCACCTGAAACAGCAGCTTTTCAGTCCGATGGTCCAGAAGAGTGTTGCAGCTGTGGTCCAAGCTGCTATAACTCTTCATCACAAGATGGTTCACAACTTTCTGCCTACAGCCATCAAGTTTCACTACATTTTCAATCTTCGAGACATGTCTAATGTCTTTCAG GGCATCGTTTTATGTGGGCCTGAGAGTGTGGAGGAAAACATTGACATGGCATTGTTATGGCTCCACGAGTCCAGCAGAGTGTACTCAGACAGACTCAAAGATATCAAAGACGTGCAACTTTTCCGGAAGATCCAAATGGAGACTGTGCATGAATGCTTTGAGGTGGAATGCAGATTATATAtctaa
- the LOC142380585 gene encoding dynein axonemal heavy chain 11-like, with product MLDSAKTKNVIEATNKTHLFEKLEDLQKRLALCEKALAEYLETKRIAFPRFYFISSTDLLDILSKGGRPREVIVHLSKLFDNMSDLEFAKNDHMDNPKRAVGMYSKEREYVPFQTECCCYGPVEVWLACLEESMKKSVGGHLFDAVSVYEDRSREQWILEFPAQVALTGSQIWWSNDMELVFRRLEEGFESALKDYNKKQISQLNLLIGMLLGELSPGDRQKIMTVCTIDVHARDIVASLIAQKVANSQAFQWLSQLRHCWNEERHHCYINICDAQFLYSYEYLGNTPRLVITPLTDRCYITLTQSLHLTMSGAPAGPAGSGKTETTKDLGRAMGVMVYIFNCSEQMDYKSIGNIYKGLAQTGAWGCFDEFNRIPVEVLSVVAVQVKTIQDALRSKKKRFLFLDQDIVLKNSVGIFITMNPGYAGRAELPENLKTLFRPCAMVVPDTELICEIMLVAEGFRGAKLLARKFTALYSLCKELLSKQDHYDWGLRAVKSVLVLAGALRRRDKTRPENQVLMRALRDFNMPKIVTEDVSIFLGLLGDLFPGLEVERERDFEFEKSVRDTTLELRLQPEETFILKV from the exons ATGTTGGACAGTGCTAAGACTAAAAATGTCATTGAGGCCACCAACAAAACACATCTATTTGAGAAGTTAGAGGATCTACAAAAAAG GTTGGCTTTATGCGAAAAAGCGCTCGCTGAATACTTGGAGACAAAGAGAATTGCCTTTCCACGATTCTACTTTATTTCATCTACAGACTTGTTGGACATCCTCTCTAAAGGGGGTCGCCCCAGGGAG gtAATTGTGCATCTCTCAAAACTTTTTGACAACATGTCAGATCTTGAGTTTGCCAAAAATGACCACATGGACAACCCTAAACGTGCTGTGGGCATGTACAGCAAAGAGAGGGAGTATGTCCCATTCCAAACTGAATGTTGCTGTTATGGGCCG GTGGAGGTGTGGCTTGCCTGTCTTGAAGAGTCCATGAAGAAGAGTGTCGGGGGTCACCTGTTTGACGCTGTGTCCGTGTACGAGGACAGATCCAGAGAGCAGTGGATTCTCGAATTTCCTGCCCAAGTTGCTCTGACTGGATCACAGATCTGGTGGAGTAATGATATGGAGCTTGTGTTTAGAAGACTAGAGGAGGGATTTGAGTCTGCGCTGAAAGACTACAACAAGAAGCAG ATTTCTCAACTGAACTTGTTGATTGGCATGCTGCTGGGAGAGCTGAGCCCAGGGGACAGACAGAAGATCATGACTGTCTGTACTATTGATGTGCACGCCAGAGACATTGTTGCCAGTCTCATTGCTCAAAAG GTTGCCAACTCACAGGCGTTCCAGTGGCTTTCCCAGCTTCGACATTGCTGGAATGAGGAGCGTCACCACTGCTACATCAACATCTGTGATGCGCAGTTCCTTTACTCATATGAGTATCTTGGAAATACACCACGTCTGGTTATCACTCCCCTCACGGACAG ATGCTACATCACCTTGACCCAGTCACTCCACTTGACCATGAGTGGAGCCCCCGCAGGCCCTGCTGGAAGTGGGAAGACTGAGACAACAAAGGATCTCGGCAGAGCTATGGGTGTCATGGTGTACATCTTCAACTGCTCTGAACAGATGGACTACAAG TCGATTGGAAATATATATAAGGGCCTGGCCCAGACTGGAGCATGGGGCTGCTTTGATGAATTCAATCGTATCCCTGTGGAAGTTCTGTCAGTTGTGGCAGTACAGGTCAAAACTATTCAGGACGCCCTTCGCTCTAAAAAGAAACG GTTCCTGTTCCTTGATCAGGACATTGTCTTAAAAAACTCAGTAGGGATTTTCATCACGATGAACCCTGGCTATGCAGGCAGGGCAGAGCTACCTGAGAACCTCAAGACTCTTTTTAG GCCTTGTGCTATGGTGGTACCTGACACTGAGCTAATTTGTGAAATAATGTTGGTGGCAGAAGGCTTCCGTGGGGCTAAGCTCTTAGCCAGGAAGTTTACTGCTTTGTACAGTCTCTGCAAAGAGCTGCTCTCCAAGCAG GATCATTATGATTGGGGTTTACGTGCTGTTAagtctgttctggttctggccGGGGCACTGAGAAGAAGAGACAAAACAAGGCCAGAGAACCAG GTGCTGATGCGTGCACTCCGGGATTTCAACATGCCTAAAATTGTGACTGAGGATGTGAGTATCTTCTTGGGACTGCTTGGAGACTTGTTCCCCGGCTTGGAGGTGGAAAGAGAAAGAGACTTCGAATTTGAGAAGTCCGTCCGAGACACCACGCTGGAGCTCCGACTTCAGCCTGAGGAGACATTTATCCTCAAGGTTTGA